A single region of the Bacillus sp. 2205SS5-2 genome encodes:
- a CDS encoding enoyl-CoA hydratase-related protein, with protein sequence MQKNVLLEQKGHLALVTLNREEAMNAFNYDSLRELAEIVESLRINPEVRAVIFKGSGNKAFSVGADLKERKTLTEQQVKRNVFKIGEVFAAVEQLPQPTVAAMNGYAFGGGMELALACDFRIAVEDTKMGLTETSLAIIPGAGGTQRLPRLIGESKAMELILTAKRLSSEEALEYGLLTRVVSRVMFDTEVEAFAHLIMANGPIAVRQAKFAIKNGMNADLHTGLQIERKAYEITIPTEDRVEALIAFGEKRKPEFKGK encoded by the coding sequence ATGCAGAAAAATGTACTTTTAGAACAAAAGGGACACCTAGCTTTAGTAACACTGAATCGTGAAGAAGCGATGAATGCATTTAATTATGATAGTTTGAGAGAGCTAGCTGAGATTGTAGAGTCATTGCGAATAAATCCAGAAGTGAGAGCTGTTATATTCAAAGGATCTGGAAATAAGGCTTTTAGCGTAGGAGCCGATTTAAAGGAGCGAAAAACGTTAACTGAGCAGCAAGTAAAACGAAATGTGTTCAAGATAGGAGAAGTATTTGCAGCCGTGGAACAACTTCCACAGCCAACTGTCGCCGCAATGAATGGCTATGCATTCGGTGGGGGGATGGAGCTTGCATTAGCTTGTGATTTTAGAATTGCAGTAGAAGATACTAAAATGGGGCTAACAGAAACGAGTTTAGCAATCATTCCTGGAGCAGGTGGAACACAGCGTTTACCACGCTTAATCGGAGAATCAAAGGCGATGGAATTAATCTTAACAGCTAAACGTCTATCTTCAGAAGAAGCGCTGGAGTACGGGCTGTTAACGAGAGTAGTCAGTCGCGTAATGTTTGATACGGAAGTGGAAGCATTTGCACATTTGATTATGGCAAACGGTCCTATTGCAGTAAGACAAGCCAAATTTGCCATCAAAAATGGTATGAATGCTGATTTACATACAGGGCTCCAAATTGAGCGGAAAGCATATGAAATAACGATTCCAACTGAAGATCGAGTGGAAGCATTGATTGCATTTGGAGAAAAAAGAAAACCGGAATTTAAAGGGAAATAG
- the yhfH gene encoding protein YhfH: MLINVVDFFKNLPAKQCSNCGETIEEQHECYGNQCENCLDTYHG, translated from the coding sequence TTGTTAATCAATGTAGTCGATTTTTTCAAAAACTTGCCAGCCAAACAATGTTCAAACTGCGGGGAAACAATTGAAGAGCAACATGAATGTTACGGCAATCAATGTGAGAACTGCTTAGATACCTACCACGGATAA
- a CDS encoding response regulator transcription factor has translation MERILIVDDEEDMRHLIDLYLSNAGYETLEAEDGEVSLQYIKNNNVSLVLLDIMMPNVDGFQTCKKIREISEVPIIFLSAKGDEWDKVKGLKLGGDDYVLKPFSPGELVARIEAVLRRTQKGQPETGRLTKGVFTIDTNSRKVYIDGKLTTLTLKEYELLYLLLSNEGRIFTRDQLLEYVWGIDYSGGTRTVDTHIKTLRMKLGSHASEMVRTVWGLGYTYEGSL, from the coding sequence ATGGAAAGAATACTAATTGTTGATGATGAAGAGGACATGCGACACCTCATTGATTTGTATCTATCGAATGCAGGCTATGAAACACTCGAAGCTGAGGATGGAGAAGTATCTTTACAATATATCAAGAATAATAATGTGAGCTTAGTTTTACTTGATATTATGATGCCGAATGTGGATGGATTTCAAACCTGTAAAAAAATTCGGGAGATAAGTGAGGTGCCGATTATCTTTCTTTCCGCAAAAGGGGACGAGTGGGACAAGGTAAAGGGATTAAAATTGGGTGGAGATGACTATGTATTAAAACCATTCTCACCAGGAGAGTTAGTTGCTAGAATTGAAGCGGTATTGAGAAGAACCCAAAAAGGTCAACCAGAGACGGGGAGACTTACTAAAGGCGTTTTTACGATTGATACGAATTCAAGAAAAGTTTACATAGATGGTAAATTGACTACACTTACACTAAAGGAATATGAATTATTGTATCTTTTATTGAGCAATGAGGGACGTATATTCACAAGAGATCAGCTTTTAGAATATGTGTGGGGAATAGACTATTCGGGAGGAACACGTACGGTTGATACTCATATTAAAACCCTTCGGATGAAGCTAGGTTCGCATGCAAGTGAGATGGTTCGAACGGTTTGGGGATTAGGTTATACATATGAGGGGTCATTGTGA
- a CDS encoding lipoate--protein ligase translates to MKFINNQGITDPQINLAIEEFALKHLDIDETYFLFYINEPSIIIGKNQNTIEEINTEYVENEKLHVVRRLSGGGAVYHDLGNLNFSFITKDDGESFHNFKKFTEPVIKALEKLGVNAELSGRNDIMANGRKISGNAQFSTKGRMFSHGTLLFDSEIENVVSALKVRKDKIESKGIKSIRSRVANIVEFLEEKITIEEFRALLLQYIFNGEENIQEYQLIEKDWAKIHHISQERYQNWDWNYGKSPKSNVHHSHRFPIGSIDVRLDVNKGKIEQCKIYGDFFGIGDVEDIEEKLVGIRYEKQDVEQALNEFNVQHYFGNVTKEEVINLIY, encoded by the coding sequence ATGAAATTTATTAATAATCAAGGAATTACAGACCCACAAATTAATTTAGCTATTGAGGAATTTGCGCTAAAACATTTAGATATAGACGAAACCTATTTTTTATTTTACATAAATGAACCTTCTATTATCATAGGGAAAAATCAAAACACGATAGAAGAAATTAATACAGAGTATGTTGAGAATGAAAAATTGCATGTGGTTCGTCGTCTTTCTGGTGGTGGAGCTGTCTATCATGATTTAGGAAACTTGAACTTTAGCTTTATTACTAAAGATGACGGTGAGAGCTTTCATAACTTTAAAAAATTTACAGAACCTGTTATTAAAGCATTGGAAAAATTGGGTGTGAATGCAGAGCTTAGTGGCAGAAATGATATTATGGCTAACGGCCGTAAAATATCAGGGAATGCCCAGTTCTCTACAAAGGGGCGAATGTTTAGTCATGGTACATTATTATTTGACTCGGAAATTGAGAATGTTGTCTCAGCATTAAAAGTACGAAAAGATAAAATTGAATCAAAAGGGATTAAATCGATTCGGTCCCGTGTGGCGAATATAGTTGAATTTCTTGAAGAGAAAATCACAATTGAAGAGTTTCGTGCACTACTCTTACAGTATATTTTTAATGGAGAAGAAAATATTCAAGAGTATCAGCTAATTGAGAAAGACTGGGCAAAAATTCATCACATCTCTCAAGAACGCTACCAAAACTGGGATTGGAATTATGGGAAATCTCCTAAATCAAATGTGCATCACTCACACCGATTCCCAATTGGTTCGATTGATGTTCGTCTAGATGTAAACAAAGGGAAAATTGAGCAATGTAAGATTTACGGCGATTTCTTTGGAATTGGTGATGTAGAGGATATCGAAGAGAAATTAGTGGGCATTCGTTATGAAAAGCAAGATGTTGAGCAAGCTCTTAATGAGTTCAATGTACAACATTATTTTGGAAATGTCACAAAAGAAGAAGTTATTAATTTGATTTATTAA
- a CDS encoding sensor histidine kinase, with product MKTLAQKLWISLLLLLLLTIGFAYLLSDILYERLYVNNVEEELIDLGEKIRRDYKQGEIADEFIQNVEWLNSKTPYEVFAVRNPRELSACVPFDIDYQALIGPKEREQLLLNKTLSKVGYEERFDRKLVSVVVPLLEENRLQGIIYLYFPLADITELTSHITWYWLLGALIFILTILYVGTKGIGIISRPIKEMRTAAVELAKGKLNVRVSVSSNDEVGQLALTFNKMAEALEEEDQRNKEFLATVSHELRTPLSYIKGYLEGMKTGVIAEEKREHYVNIMSVEASRMEKIVGDLLELMKMETTQFSIEKVPLVFAETIRQTTKNLQSMAEEKGLNTILTLDEEIIILGDEARIQQIIYNVFVNSMHHTESGSISITLANDNDSFAKLMIEDTGSGIPEEDLPHVTERFYRVNKARSRKDGGTGLGLSIVNNLVLLHGGKLSIESQIGKGTKVSIYIPLVFE from the coding sequence GTGAAAACATTAGCTCAGAAATTATGGATTTCTCTCCTTTTATTACTCTTGTTAACAATTGGGTTTGCTTATCTTTTATCCGATATTTTATATGAACGATTATATGTCAATAATGTTGAGGAAGAGTTGATTGACTTAGGTGAAAAAATTCGGCGTGATTATAAGCAGGGAGAAATTGCGGACGAATTTATCCAAAATGTAGAGTGGCTAAACAGTAAAACACCCTACGAGGTGTTTGCCGTACGAAACCCACGAGAATTAAGTGCCTGTGTGCCGTTTGACATCGACTATCAAGCGTTGATTGGACCTAAGGAACGTGAACAGCTGTTACTTAATAAAACACTTTCAAAAGTGGGATATGAAGAGCGATTTGATCGGAAATTGGTGTCGGTCGTTGTCCCTTTACTAGAAGAAAATCGTTTGCAAGGAATAATATACCTTTATTTCCCTCTAGCAGATATCACGGAATTAACGTCCCATATTACATGGTATTGGTTGCTAGGTGCACTGATTTTTATATTGACTATTTTATATGTTGGAACTAAAGGAATTGGTATCATCTCTCGTCCGATCAAGGAAATGAGAACTGCTGCGGTAGAGCTTGCAAAAGGGAAGTTGAATGTGCGTGTATCGGTAAGTTCAAACGATGAAGTAGGGCAACTTGCGTTAACCTTTAACAAAATGGCAGAAGCCCTTGAAGAAGAAGACCAACGTAATAAAGAGTTTTTAGCGACGGTTTCACATGAGTTGCGAACGCCATTGAGTTATATTAAAGGATATTTAGAAGGAATGAAAACAGGTGTGATTGCGGAGGAAAAGAGAGAGCACTATGTCAACATTATGAGTGTTGAAGCAAGTCGGATGGAGAAGATCGTTGGTGACTTGTTAGAGTTAATGAAAATGGAAACCACTCAATTTTCTATTGAAAAAGTTCCACTTGTGTTTGCTGAAACAATCCGTCAAACGACTAAAAACCTTCAATCGATGGCCGAGGAAAAGGGTTTAAATACGATATTAACTTTAGATGAAGAAATCATTATACTTGGTGATGAGGCACGTATCCAGCAGATTATTTATAATGTATTCGTAAATAGTATGCACCATACAGAATCAGGCAGCATTTCTATCACTTTAGCAAATGACAATGATTCTTTTGCTAAGTTAATGATAGAAGATACAGGAAGCGGCATTCCTGAAGAAGATCTTCCTCATGTGACCGAACGTTTTTATCGAGTAAACAAAGCACGTTCACGTAAGGATGGGGGAACAGGTTTAGGGCTGTCCATCGTGAATAATTTAGTGTTGCTCCATGGTGGTAAACTATCAATTGAGAGTCAAATTGGTAAAGGGACGAAGGTATCGATTTATATCCCATTGGTTTTCGAATAA
- a CDS encoding fatty acid--CoA ligase family protein, giving the protein MNLSSRLEQTAKLQVDKPAFYFMDEATSYRELNGAVNKFANGLEQLGVQKGDHVALVLGNSPHFIIGMYAAMRLGATVIPVNPIYTPDEIGYILNNGDVKTVIMLDLLLPLVEKMHHLLPKVENFILCESGQKEAEDLSKLSSYNKLKTFTSLLGGGQPIFEGPELLDDDVAVILYTSGTTGKPKGAMLTHRNIYSNAKDVGEYLKMTEDDRVITTLPMFHVFCLTVVLNAPLISGATLIIIPKFSPAEIFRVANKYEATVFAGVPTMYNFLYQYEAGKPTDFSSLRISISGGSSLPIALLKNFEQKFNVMISEGYGLSEASPVTCFNPLNRPRKPGSIGTNILNMENKVVNELGDEVPVGEAGELIVRGPSVMKGYYKMPEETTATIKDGWLFTGDVATRDEDGYFYIVDRKKDMIIVGGYNVYPREVEEILYAHESIVEAAVFGVPDPNFGEAVRCFVVKKDASLTEEAVMKYCQEHLAKYKLPSSIDFIGELPKNTTGKILRRALKQQVLQSQ; this is encoded by the coding sequence ATGAATTTATCTTCACGGTTAGAACAAACTGCAAAGCTTCAAGTTGACAAGCCTGCGTTTTATTTTATGGACGAGGCGACATCGTATAGGGAATTAAATGGAGCTGTCAACAAGTTTGCAAATGGCTTAGAACAACTAGGGGTACAAAAAGGGGATCATGTTGCACTAGTATTAGGAAATTCTCCACATTTTATTATTGGTATGTATGCAGCGATGCGTTTAGGTGCAACGGTGATTCCAGTGAATCCGATCTATACACCAGATGAAATTGGTTATATTCTAAATAATGGTGATGTTAAAACGGTTATTATGTTAGATTTATTATTGCCTTTAGTAGAAAAAATGCACCATTTATTACCTAAGGTTGAAAATTTCATCCTTTGTGAATCTGGACAGAAAGAGGCTGAAGATTTATCTAAGCTTTCTTCATACAATAAATTGAAAACGTTTACTTCCTTACTAGGAGGTGGTCAACCAATTTTTGAAGGACCTGAATTATTGGATGACGACGTAGCCGTTATTTTATATACGTCAGGTACAACAGGAAAACCTAAAGGGGCGATGCTCACTCATCGCAATATATATTCAAATGCAAAAGATGTTGGCGAATATTTGAAAATGACTGAGGATGATCGTGTGATTACGACACTTCCTATGTTCCACGTGTTTTGTTTAACGGTCGTATTAAACGCGCCGCTCATTAGTGGTGCTACGTTAATTATCATTCCAAAATTCAGCCCAGCAGAAATTTTCCGTGTAGCGAACAAATATGAAGCAACTGTATTTGCCGGTGTTCCAACGATGTATAACTTCTTATATCAATATGAAGCTGGAAAGCCGACTGATTTTTCATCTTTGCGCATATCAATTTCAGGAGGTTCTTCTTTACCAATCGCATTACTAAAGAATTTCGAACAAAAATTCAACGTAATGATATCTGAGGGGTATGGACTTTCAGAAGCATCACCGGTAACTTGCTTTAATCCTTTGAATCGTCCACGAAAGCCAGGGTCGATTGGGACAAATATACTAAATATGGAAAATAAAGTTGTTAATGAGCTGGGTGATGAGGTACCTGTTGGTGAGGCTGGAGAGTTAATTGTACGTGGTCCAAGTGTCATGAAGGGCTATTATAAAATGCCAGAAGAAACAACTGCTACGATTAAAGATGGTTGGCTTTTTACTGGTGATGTCGCGACTAGAGATGAGGATGGTTATTTTTATATTGTCGACCGGAAAAAAGATATGATAATTGTAGGAGGGTATAATGTCTATCCTCGTGAGGTTGAAGAAATTCTATATGCCCATGAAAGCATTGTTGAAGCGGCTGTATTTGGTGTACCTGATCCGAATTTTGGGGAAGCAGTCCGCTGCTTTGTCGTAAAAAAGGATGCATCTTTAACAGAAGAAGCGGTTATGAAGTATTGCCAAGAGCATTTAGCAAAATACAAGCTTCCTAGCTCTATTGATTTTATTGGGGAGCTACCAAAGAATACGACAGGAAAGATACTTCGTCGTGCCTTAAAACAACAAGTGCTCCAGTCACAATAA
- a CDS encoding AzlC family ABC transporter permease: METVVKKQGNSQLLAGIQGGASIAIGYFPIAMTFGLLAKTTGLSGFETMMMSILVFAGASQFMSLNMMALAATGIEIVLATFVVNIRHLLMSASLNEKIDKAPHWQKAFLSFGITDETFTVMSTKEGKMSSAYGFGVILISYGSWVICSGIGYGVGSYLPQVLQESMAIALYAMFVGLLVPSMKRSVKVFFLAGVGGVLNSVFVLANISTGWAILFATVLSVVCVELVDLMKQKGEE, encoded by the coding sequence ATGGAAACAGTGGTTAAAAAACAGGGGAATTCTCAATTATTAGCAGGTATTCAAGGCGGAGCATCCATCGCAATCGGCTACTTTCCCATAGCGATGACGTTTGGATTGTTGGCGAAAACAACGGGCTTAAGTGGTTTTGAAACGATGATGATGAGTATCCTTGTTTTTGCTGGCGCCTCGCAGTTTATGAGCTTAAATATGATGGCATTGGCAGCTACCGGGATTGAAATCGTATTAGCCACATTTGTGGTGAATATTCGCCATCTTCTTATGTCTGCTTCTTTAAATGAAAAAATTGATAAAGCCCCGCACTGGCAAAAAGCATTTCTCTCATTTGGTATCACGGATGAAACTTTTACGGTAATGTCCACAAAGGAAGGAAAAATGTCCTCCGCCTATGGTTTTGGTGTCATTTTGATTTCCTACGGAAGTTGGGTTATTTGCTCTGGTATAGGGTACGGCGTTGGTTCATACTTGCCTCAAGTACTTCAAGAAAGTATGGCGATTGCACTTTATGCGATGTTTGTCGGTTTATTGGTACCCTCTATGAAAAGAAGTGTAAAGGTCTTTTTTTTAGCTGGTGTTGGCGGAGTACTAAATTCAGTCTTTGTTCTCGCAAATATCAGTACGGGGTGGGCAATTTTATTCGCAACAGTTCTCTCAGTTGTATGTGTAGAATTAGTTGACCTTATGAAGCAAAAGGGGGAAGAATAG
- a CDS encoding AzlD domain-containing protein — protein MITPILLVILGMAVVTYLPRMAPFLLLGEMKLPPFLERVLRNVPYAILGALIFPGAITLNTEDLSFGLIGITSAFLLAFLGWNVIFVVLGSIGVLTLYSL, from the coding sequence ATGATTACACCTATATTATTGGTGATTTTAGGCATGGCGGTGGTGACGTATCTTCCCAGAATGGCCCCGTTCTTGCTGTTAGGAGAGATGAAGCTCCCTCCTTTTTTGGAAAGGGTGTTACGAAATGTGCCTTACGCTATTTTAGGCGCACTTATATTTCCAGGGGCGATTACGCTGAATACAGAAGACCTTTCTTTTGGTCTAATCGGAATTACGTCAGCTTTTTTGCTAGCTTTTTTAGGATGGAATGTTATTTTCGTTGTGCTTGGATCGATTGGCGTACTCACACTTTACTCATTATGA
- a CDS encoding YhgE/Pip domain-containing protein codes for MKKSLLYAELRDIILNRKVLIPVIAVLFIPILYSGMFLWAFWDPYEGLDDLPVAIVNNDLGADFDGEPIQLGDELVKELKKSQEFAFKFVDEEQGNKGLQEQDYYLLVEIPEDFSESATTLLEENPQKLSLNYVPNEGYNFLSAQIGETAMKEIKASLSTTVTETYAESMFDKIRDLGDGLTEAEEGSGKLSDGANTVSEGALTLKEKLVILAGKSIEMKDGMGVAQNGANNVQKGASELSSGIIELNNKFAGIVQGTTKLKKGTEELQAGLVQSEEGLIQAEAGVEKIVSNTTSLAQGGVTLSKGAQQLNQGIQLLDEQITPLLASLPEEQRVQMQRALTVLKEGNAQVQGGSQSLSDNIGLLNNGQKKTLEGLNKLTAGARELSLGSDALLDGENQLLSGMEQYQAGLATANDGGKQLASGAKELLDGVNRLSSGSSLLSDGTSKIVDGSKELAEGTIDLSEGNKELNTKLGEAANEVNSVKADDKTYNQMGEPVNVDKEAVHPVPNYGTGFAPYFLSLGLFVGALLISIVYPLREPASRPKNAFSWFFSKFGVLTGVGILQSLIAVAILLIGLDIEVESVGLFVVSTIVTSLTFLALIQALVTILGDPGRFVAIIILILQLTTSAGTFPLELIPAALQPVSPLLPMTYSVSAFKAVISSGDFEFMWWNLGILATFMGGSMILTLGFFKTMHKRQFFKTVEQ; via the coding sequence ATGAAAAAATCGCTGCTATATGCAGAACTTCGTGATATTATCTTGAATCGAAAAGTGTTGATTCCGGTTATTGCGGTATTATTTATCCCTATTTTGTACAGTGGCATGTTTTTATGGGCTTTTTGGGATCCTTATGAAGGGTTAGACGATTTGCCGGTTGCCATAGTGAACAACGACCTTGGTGCTGATTTTGACGGAGAACCTATCCAGCTCGGAGACGAGTTGGTGAAGGAATTGAAAAAGAGTCAAGAATTTGCTTTTAAATTCGTAGATGAAGAGCAAGGGAATAAGGGCTTACAGGAACAAGATTACTATTTATTAGTGGAAATTCCGGAAGATTTCTCTGAAAGTGCAACGACATTATTAGAAGAAAATCCGCAAAAACTATCGTTAAACTACGTTCCGAATGAAGGGTATAACTTCTTATCCGCTCAAATTGGTGAAACGGCAATGAAAGAAATCAAGGCAAGCCTATCCACAACTGTCACCGAAACGTATGCGGAAAGTATGTTTGATAAAATTCGTGATCTTGGTGACGGGCTAACAGAAGCAGAAGAAGGATCTGGGAAACTATCAGATGGGGCCAATACGGTTTCAGAAGGTGCATTAACATTAAAAGAAAAGCTCGTTATATTGGCTGGAAAATCGATTGAAATGAAAGATGGTATGGGAGTTGCACAAAATGGAGCAAACAATGTGCAAAAGGGTGCTAGTGAGCTATCTTCAGGGATAATCGAGCTAAACAATAAATTTGCTGGCATAGTTCAGGGTACGACGAAATTAAAAAAGGGAACAGAAGAGTTACAAGCAGGGCTAGTCCAATCTGAGGAGGGGTTAATTCAGGCAGAAGCAGGGGTAGAGAAAATTGTGAGCAATACTACTTCTCTAGCACAGGGAGGTGTAACACTTAGTAAGGGTGCTCAACAATTAAATCAAGGAATTCAGTTATTAGACGAACAAATCACTCCATTGCTTGCTAGCTTACCAGAAGAGCAGAGAGTGCAGATGCAAAGGGCACTAACAGTGCTTAAAGAAGGAAACGCTCAAGTGCAAGGAGGGTCTCAGAGCCTTTCCGATAATATAGGTCTTCTAAATAATGGGCAGAAGAAAACACTAGAAGGATTGAATAAGTTAACTGCTGGAGCTAGGGAACTCTCTCTTGGTTCTGATGCCCTTCTAGATGGTGAAAATCAACTTCTCAGTGGAATGGAGCAATACCAGGCAGGGTTAGCTACGGCTAATGACGGTGGAAAACAACTTGCTAGTGGTGCCAAAGAATTATTGGATGGAGTTAATAGATTATCTTCCGGAAGTAGTTTGTTATCCGATGGTACTTCCAAAATTGTTGATGGTTCAAAGGAGTTAGCAGAGGGAACGATTGACCTTTCTGAAGGAAATAAAGAGTTAAACACAAAACTTGGAGAAGCTGCCAATGAAGTCAATAGTGTAAAAGCAGATGACAAAACATACAATCAAATGGGCGAGCCTGTAAATGTAGATAAAGAAGCCGTTCATCCGGTTCCGAATTACGGAACCGGGTTTGCTCCTTACTTTTTATCACTAGGCCTTTTTGTCGGTGCTTTATTAATCTCAATTGTGTATCCGCTACGCGAACCTGCATCCCGACCAAAAAATGCGTTTTCTTGGTTCTTTAGTAAATTTGGAGTACTAACAGGTGTGGGAATCCTACAATCGTTAATCGCCGTAGCCATCTTATTAATCGGACTTGATATAGAGGTTGAAAGTGTTGGATTGTTTGTTGTATCAACGATTGTCACAAGCTTAACATTTTTAGCATTAATTCAAGCACTTGTGACCATTTTAGGGGATCCTGGTCGTTTTGTTGCGATTATCATCTTAATCTTACAATTAACTACAAGCGCTGGTACTTTCCCACTAGAATTGATTCCAGCAGCTCTTCAACCTGTTAGTCCATTATTGCCAATGACGTATTCAGTATCCGCCTTTAAAGCGGTTATATCAAGTGGTGATTTTGAATTTATGTGGTGGAATCTCGGTATTCTGGCAACCTTTATGGGTGGATCCATGATCTTAACACTTGGATTTTTTAAGACTATGCATAAGCGTCAATTCTTTAAAACTGTTGAACAATAG
- a CDS encoding MBL fold metallo-hydrolase, protein MKLSIIGQWGGFPAKNGASSGYLLQHKGFNMLLDCGSGVLSKLQNIIKPEELSAVIISHYHPDHIADIGVLQHALLISHHLGNQVKTLPIYAHNENDSGFASLTYKKLSKGIAYFETQPLIVGPFTISFIRTNHPVPCFAMNISDGEHNLIYTADSAYMASFVSFSRDADILLCECNFYKGMNGKSAGHMTSEEAGMLAKKANVKQLILTHLPHFGDHHQLQYEAKEQFNGPIQIAHQNLTVTL, encoded by the coding sequence GTGAAATTAAGCATCATTGGTCAATGGGGAGGATTTCCTGCAAAAAATGGAGCAAGCTCTGGCTATTTACTTCAGCATAAGGGGTTTAATATGTTATTGGATTGTGGCAGTGGTGTCTTATCAAAGCTGCAAAATATAATAAAGCCCGAAGAGTTAAGCGCAGTGATAATTTCACATTACCATCCGGATCATATTGCTGACATCGGTGTGCTACAACACGCCTTGCTCATCTCACATCATCTAGGAAACCAAGTGAAAACGCTCCCTATATACGCTCATAATGAAAATGACTCTGGTTTTGCTTCCTTAACGTATAAAAAATTATCTAAAGGAATCGCCTATTTTGAGACACAACCGTTAATAGTGGGTCCATTTACTATTTCTTTTATACGAACCAATCACCCTGTTCCTTGTTTTGCAATGAATATTTCAGATGGAGAACATAACCTAATCTATACAGCTGATTCAGCTTATATGGCCTCCTTCGTTTCTTTTAGCAGAGATGCCGATATTTTATTGTGTGAATGTAATTTTTATAAAGGGATGAACGGAAAATCAGCAGGTCATATGACAAGTGAAGAGGCAGGAATGCTTGCAAAGAAAGCCAATGTAAAACAGCTAATATTAACTCACCTACCTCATTTTGGCGATCATCATCAATTGCAGTACGAAGCAAAAGAGCAGTTTAATGGGCCCATTCAGATTGCCCATCAAAATCTAACTGTTACTTTATAA
- a CDS encoding FixH family protein, with protein MKKNNGIWMIVIAVTLLLAACGNDDKQSQAENNTEAPVAIAAELQVPESGNIGEGIEFSTKVKQGDELVDDADEVKYEIWMDGQKDDSEMIDAEKSDKGHYVIEKTFEMNGKYIVQVHVTARGLHTMPKSEILIGDGEMDNNGDHQEHLDSSIHFMKPENPVAGEETMLMAHVEVDGQPLSDAEVRFEIKVDGAKAEWVETISEVEGEYKAIYAFSQKGHYTVVVHAEKGEEIHDHVEEMVMVGE; from the coding sequence ATGAAAAAAAATAATGGGATTTGGATGATCGTTATTGCAGTTACCCTTTTATTAGCCGCATGTGGGAACGATGATAAGCAAAGTCAAGCTGAAAATAACACCGAGGCACCAGTTGCTATAGCGGCAGAACTGCAAGTTCCTGAAAGTGGAAATATAGGCGAAGGTATCGAATTTTCCACAAAGGTAAAGCAAGGGGACGAACTCGTAGATGATGCAGATGAAGTGAAATACGAGATTTGGATGGATGGTCAAAAGGACGATAGTGAAATGATTGATGCTGAAAAAAGTGATAAAGGACATTACGTAATTGAAAAAACTTTTGAGATGAACGGGAAATATATTGTGCAAGTTCATGTCACAGCACGAGGATTACATACGATGCCTAAATCAGAAATCCTGATTGGTGATGGTGAAATGGACAATAACGGAGATCATCAGGAACACCTTGATTCTTCTATTCACTTCATGAAACCTGAAAATCCAGTTGCTGGAGAGGAAACAATGTTAATGGCTCATGTGGAAGTTGACGGTCAACCCTTATCAGACGCTGAAGTCCGATTTGAAATTAAGGTTGATGGTGCAAAGGCTGAGTGGGTTGAGACTATTAGTGAAGTAGAAGGAGAGTATAAAGCAATATATGCTTTCTCTCAAAAAGGTCACTATACAGTCGTTGTTCATGCTGAAAAAGGAGAAGAAATACACGACCATGTAGAAGAAATGGTCATGGTAGGCGAATAA